In Thiospirochaeta perfilievii, a single window of DNA contains:
- the infB gene encoding translation initiation factor IF-2, producing MVKAKSSDSADGNPVRKSGSFSPSRPTSPRQSGSFSPDRRPSGPRQSGSFERRPESNSGGYQGNRPQGGGYQGNRPQGGGYQGNRPQGGGYQGNRPQGGGYQGNRPQGGGYQGNRPQGGGYQGNRPQGGGYQGNRPQGGGYQGNRPQGGGYQGNRPQGGGYQGNRPQGGGFNRGPGQGGGFNRGGGSRPAEKESAPVTKAAPKKFFKAKKKTSYDKKKRANQEKAYNYVKKTVNNTNPIPKSIDIMEVITVSELARKMNLKASDLIGKLMGMGMMVTINQQIDSETATLLAEEYGCNVNIVSLYDETIIEGDSDDGADLKSRPPIVTVMGHVDHGKTKLLDTIRSASVAAGESGGITQHIGAYTTVTPKGRITFLDTPGHEAFTLMRARGAQVTDIVILVVAANDGVMPQTREAILHAKEAKCPIIVAVNKCDLPDANPERVMQQLAEHEIMSESWGGTNQFVQISALKGEGIDDLLDAVMLESEMLELDANYDCKAEGKVIESKVDQGRGVVSTILVQRGTLKVGDPFVAGVYSGKIRAMFDDRGNRVTEALPSTPVEVLGMSGVPNSGDPFQVTESEKVSRQFGEKRLELKKVESARNVKKITLDNLFDSISDGSVQELKVIIRGDVHGSVEALTASLEKLSTAEIRLNVIEASTGAITENNVMFAAASSAIIVGFHVRPTAKAQVIADKEKVEIKKYNIIYDCVEDIRNAMEGMLAPELKEEIVGSVEIRDVFKVPKLGFVAGCYVTDGYIKRGSTINLYRDDVMTHSGPVGSLKRFKDDVKEVKKGFECGVGLESFTDVKVGDILEVIEVREIARKLGDSLKSE from the coding sequence GTGGTTAAAGCTAAATCTAGTGATAGTGCAGATGGAAATCCAGTAAGAAAATCTGGGTCATTTTCACCTTCTAGACCAACATCACCAAGACAATCAGGATCATTTAGTCCTGATAGAAGACCTTCCGGTCCTAGACAGAGTGGAAGTTTTGAGAGAAGACCTGAATCCAATAGTGGAGGATATCAAGGTAACAGACCTCAAGGTGGTGGATACCAGGGTAACAGACCTCAAGGTGGTGGATACCAGGGTAACAGACCTCAAGGTGGTGGATACCAGGGTAACAGACCCCAAGGTGGCGGATACCAGGGTAACAGACCTCAAGGTGGTGGATACCAGGGTAACAGACCTCAAGGTGGTGGATACCAGGGTAACAGACCTCAAGGTGGTGGATACCAGGGTAACAGACCCCAAGGTGGTGGATACCAGGGAAACAGACCCCAAGGTGGTGGATACCAGGGAAACAGACCCCAAGGTGGTGGATACCAGGGTAACAGACCCCAAGGTGGCGGTTTTAATCGTGGCCCAGGGCAAGGTGGTGGTTTTAATCGAGGTGGTGGTAGTAGACCCGCTGAAAAAGAGTCGGCTCCAGTAACTAAGGCAGCACCTAAGAAATTTTTTAAAGCAAAGAAAAAGACCTCTTATGATAAAAAGAAAAGAGCTAATCAAGAGAAAGCATATAACTATGTGAAAAAAACTGTAAATAATACAAATCCAATACCTAAATCTATTGATATTATGGAAGTTATTACAGTTTCAGAGCTGGCTAGAAAAATGAATCTAAAAGCATCAGACTTAATTGGAAAATTAATGGGTATGGGTATGATGGTTACAATTAACCAACAGATAGATTCAGAGACAGCGACTCTGCTAGCAGAAGAGTATGGTTGTAATGTTAATATTGTATCACTCTATGATGAGACCATTATTGAGGGTGATAGTGATGATGGTGCAGACCTTAAGTCTAGACCTCCAATTGTAACAGTTATGGGGCATGTAGATCATGGAAAGACTAAACTACTAGATACAATCAGAAGCGCATCTGTAGCTGCAGGTGAGTCAGGTGGGATAACCCAACATATTGGTGCTTATACAACAGTAACACCTAAGGGTAGAATAACATTTTTAGATACACCTGGTCATGAAGCCTTTACTCTTATGAGAGCAAGGGGAGCACAAGTAACTGATATTGTTATATTAGTAGTTGCTGCTAATGATGGTGTTATGCCACAGACTAGAGAAGCGATTTTACATGCAAAAGAGGCTAAATGTCCAATAATTGTAGCTGTAAATAAGTGTGATCTTCCTGATGCAAATCCAGAAAGAGTTATGCAGCAGTTAGCCGAGCATGAAATTATGTCTGAGTCATGGGGTGGTACTAACCAGTTTGTACAGATCTCTGCACTTAAAGGTGAAGGTATTGATGACCTATTAGATGCTGTAATGTTAGAATCTGAAATGTTAGAATTAGATGCTAACTATGACTGTAAAGCTGAAGGTAAAGTTATTGAGTCAAAAGTTGATCAGGGTCGAGGTGTAGTTTCTACAATATTAGTTCAACGGGGTACATTAAAAGTTGGTGATCCATTTGTAGCAGGAGTTTACTCTGGTAAAATTAGGGCTATGTTTGATGATAGAGGAAATAGAGTTACAGAAGCTCTTCCTTCCACACCAGTTGAGGTTCTAGGTATGTCAGGTGTTCCAAACTCTGGAGACCCTTTCCAAGTAACTGAAAGTGAAAAAGTTTCAAGACAATTTGGTGAAAAACGACTAGAACTTAAGAAAGTTGAAAGTGCTAGAAATGTTAAGAAAATTACCCTTGATAACCTATTCGATTCTATATCGGACGGATCAGTTCAAGAGTTAAAAGTTATTATTAGAGGTGATGTACACGGTTCTGTCGAGGCATTAACAGCATCTTTAGAGAAACTTAGTACAGCTGAAATTAGACTTAATGTAATTGAAGCATCTACAGGAGCAATTACAGAGAACAATGTTATGTTTGCTGCTGCTTCAAGTGCAATTATTGTTGGTTTCCATGTTAGACCTACAGCAAAAGCACAAGTAATTGCTGATAAAGAGAAAGTTGAAATTAAGAAGTATAATATTATCTACGACTGTGTAGAAGATATTAGAAATGCTATGGAAGGTATGTTAGCTCCAGAACTTAAAGAAGAGATTGTAGGATCTGTTGAAATTAGGGATGTATTTAAAGTTCCTAAACTTGGTTTTGTTGCTGGTTGTTATGTTACAGACGGTTATATTAAACGTGGTAGTACAATAAACCTTTATAGAGATGACGTTATGACACATAGTGGTCCTGTTGGTTCCCTTAAGCGTTTTAAAGACGATGTTAAGGAAGTTAAAAAAGGATTTGAGTGTGGTGTTGGTCTAGAATCATTTACCGATGTAAAAGTAGGAGATATCCTAGAAGTTATTGAAGTAAGAGAGATAGCAAGAAAACTTGGAGATAGTTTAAAGAGTGAGTGA
- the nusA gene encoding transcription termination factor NusA, with protein sequence MVSDFAEAIKQLQQEKGISEELVLKTIENFLLAAYKRKYGHCDNAVVKFNEDRTDVEVYAQKMVSEKVLFPMEEISLEDALTYNSESEIGDDLLIPVDKSNFDRVAVQSAKQKAKQDLRDIQKDSLYSEFKDKVGEMIIGYYQREKNGNIFVDLGRSEGILPKRFQSPREVYRPGDRIKALVHEVNRERGGLQIVLTRTHSEFVQNIFELEVPEIYDGTVKVHKIVREPGYRTKFAVSSLRDDVDPVGACVGLKGIRIQAIVKELEGEKIDIVKYESNAATYIKNALSPARVSNVYIIDRDKKSALAVVEEDQLSLAIGKQGLNVRLANRLVDWNIDVKTPEQVEDMDISFEANDAVNALFGDDNDEIVLISELPGITPKLVEILHNNDIELIETLVAANHAELLKLPGLSEEDTEILEGILRDNVEIVDEEYEEDEEIQEEAFEDEFECPECGEPITLDMEACPKCGVGLSFEVEDEEDGDE encoded by the coding sequence ATGGTTTCAGATTTTGCTGAAGCTATTAAACAACTACAGCAGGAAAAAGGTATTTCTGAAGAGCTGGTTTTAAAAACAATAGAAAATTTTTTATTAGCAGCTTACAAAAGGAAATATGGGCATTGTGATAATGCTGTAGTAAAGTTTAATGAAGATAGAACAGATGTTGAGGTTTACGCTCAAAAAATGGTTTCAGAAAAAGTTCTTTTTCCTATGGAAGAGATCTCTCTTGAGGATGCTTTAACCTATAATAGCGAAAGTGAAATAGGTGATGATCTTCTAATTCCAGTAGACAAATCTAATTTTGATAGAGTAGCTGTACAATCTGCTAAACAAAAAGCAAAGCAGGACTTAAGAGATATACAGAAAGATTCATTGTACTCTGAATTTAAAGATAAAGTTGGAGAGATGATTATTGGGTATTACCAAAGAGAGAAAAATGGTAACATTTTTGTTGATTTAGGTAGATCAGAGGGAATTCTTCCAAAGAGATTTCAATCTCCTCGAGAAGTTTATAGACCTGGTGATAGAATTAAGGCTTTAGTTCATGAAGTTAATAGAGAGAGGGGTGGACTTCAAATAGTTCTTACAAGAACACACTCCGAGTTTGTTCAAAATATATTTGAGTTAGAAGTACCTGAGATTTATGATGGAACTGTAAAAGTTCATAAGATTGTTAGAGAGCCTGGATATAGGACTAAATTTGCAGTATCATCATTAAGAGATGATGTTGATCCTGTAGGTGCATGTGTTGGACTTAAGGGTATTAGGATTCAAGCTATAGTAAAAGAGCTTGAGGGTGAAAAAATTGATATTGTTAAGTATGAATCCAATGCTGCAACTTATATCAAAAATGCTCTCTCTCCAGCTAGGGTATCAAATGTTTATATAATAGATAGGGATAAAAAATCAGCTTTAGCGGTTGTTGAAGAGGATCAGTTATCATTAGCTATTGGTAAGCAGGGTCTTAACGTAAGGTTGGCTAATAGACTTGTAGATTGGAATATTGATGTTAAAACTCCAGAACAAGTTGAGGATATGGATATATCATTTGAAGCTAATGATGCTGTAAATGCACTGTTTGGTGATGATAATGATGAGATTGTATTAATTTCAGAATTACCAGGTATTACACCAAAATTAGTTGAGATTTTACATAACAATGATATTGAACTTATTGAGACATTGGTAGCAGCTAATCATGCAGAGCTTCTTAAACTCCCAGGATTATCAGAAGAAGATACAGAAATACTTGAAGGTATCCTTAGAGATAATGTTGAAATTGTAGATGAAGAGTATGAAGAAGATGAAGAGATCCAAGAAGAAGCATTTGAAGATGAGTTTGAATGTCCTGAGTGTGGCGAGCCAATTACTTTAGATATGGAAGCGTGTCCTAAGTGTGGTGTTGGATTAAGTTTTGAAGTAGAAGATGAAGAAGATGGAGACGAGTAG
- a CDS encoding ComF family protein translates to MFESYCFVCGLETNNKYPLCDSCKPTTLKKGMVCRKCGIPTSLFVDQCSMCITEDIQYKNNYSFFLYSSVAKEILKLYKFKKQIIFSYYYAELIIDYIKGNFEDPIICPVPTSLIKRKIKNGYQLDPILKILRYRGLRVEHLLRKRFSKTQKKLNRVERFNNLNDSFKVVKKIDSNRPIILLDDVFTTGATINACSKLFKNSNMTIYSITLYRD, encoded by the coding sequence ATGTTTGAAAGTTACTGTTTTGTTTGTGGTTTAGAAACTAATAATAAATATCCTCTATGTGATAGTTGTAAACCTACTACATTGAAAAAAGGCATGGTATGTAGAAAGTGTGGAATCCCTACGTCGTTATTTGTTGATCAATGTAGTATGTGTATTACAGAAGATATACAATATAAAAATAACTACTCCTTTTTTCTATACAGTTCAGTTGCTAAAGAGATACTTAAGCTCTATAAATTTAAAAAACAGATAATTTTCTCATACTATTATGCAGAGTTAATAATTGATTATATAAAGGGTAACTTTGAGGACCCAATTATTTGTCCTGTTCCAACATCATTAATAAAGAGAAAGATTAAAAATGGTTATCAATTAGATCCTATTCTTAAAATTTTAAGATATAGAGGGTTAAGGGTTGAACACCTACTAAGAAAACGATTTAGCAAAACTCAGAAAAAACTAAATAGAGTAGAGAGATTCAATAATCTTAATGATAGCTTTAAAGTTGTTAAAAAAATTGATTCTAATAGGCCTATAATACTTTTAGATGATGTATTTACTACAGGTGCTACGATTAATGCATGTTCAAAACTATTTAAAAATTCAAATATGACTATTTATTCCATAACTCTTTATCGAGATTGA
- the mutS gene encoding DNA mismatch repair protein MutS produces the protein MASNDTPMMKQYNRLKSENKGSVLFFRLGDFYEMFNQDAVEVSKMLNITLTRRGGVQMCGIPYHSAPNYIGRLLAQGQKIAICEQVEMPVGGKGIAKREVVEIITPGTIVDEKFLDSRSNNYIAAFGGDKKGLSFSYSDLSTGEFRTTSFSWDERSDKLRKELARVSPKELILQETLLEDDTLSQILKDCSFLLNRYPEWLFQLDTSIERLKQQFQVNSLKGFGFEESDISLLSPGVILDYISEKSKSYLPHLRNLEFYSDSDYLNLDESTQKNLEIIRNLQDSSKNYTLLDVLDYTKSPMGGRNLRRWLTHPLKDITEIDKRHKKVEFIYQSQTMLSTLRDRLSNILDIERLTSRVAMDKAHGKDLIAIKNSIKESLEIDLLLEEWSDFSLFKNTEDRCSLEGLYTVLENSIDDEPSILITEGKLIKNGYNSEVDRYRNMKSQSKTILDEYLEEEKRKTGINNLKIKYNKILGYFFEVSKSNISQVPESFIRRQSLVNGDRFTTEKLNDLEVEINNSHSKVVELEKALFLKIRDLVKDKITNLMALSVNIGELDTLQSFSYSATVHGYIKPELNKSGSLEIVNGRHPVVEAHLPQGEFISNDIKLNSTDRNFALITGPNMAGKSTYLRQVALIVLMAQTGSYVPADSAKISIVDRIFCRVGASDNLARGESTFLVEMNETANILRTATEESLVIMDEVGRGTSTNDGLSIAWAICEYILSNIKAKTLFATHYHELTELKEDNMFNLSMAVKETGKDILFLRKVIEGASNNSYGIHVAKLAGVPNEVIERANELLEHIITSSSKKELSEIPKSSNKKKLYATELFSSEEYILNAIKGIDFNSITPLEAINYVAKWQKELLSE, from the coding sequence ATGGCTTCCAATGATACACCAATGATGAAACAGTATAATCGCCTAAAGTCTGAGAACAAGGGATCTGTCCTTTTTTTTAGACTTGGCGACTTCTATGAAATGTTTAACCAAGATGCTGTTGAAGTAAGTAAAATGTTAAATATAACACTTACAAGACGGGGAGGTGTTCAGATGTGTGGAATCCCATATCACTCTGCACCTAACTATATTGGGCGTCTTTTAGCTCAAGGACAAAAAATAGCCATCTGTGAGCAGGTAGAAATGCCTGTTGGTGGAAAGGGCATTGCAAAAAGAGAAGTAGTTGAAATTATAACACCTGGGACCATCGTAGATGAAAAGTTCTTAGATTCTAGGAGTAATAACTACATTGCAGCCTTTGGTGGTGATAAAAAAGGACTCTCTTTTTCATACAGTGACTTATCTACAGGAGAGTTTAGAACTACAAGTTTCTCTTGGGATGAGAGAAGTGATAAGTTAAGGAAAGAGCTTGCTAGAGTATCTCCTAAAGAACTAATATTACAAGAGACGCTTCTTGAAGATGACACATTAAGTCAGATATTAAAAGATTGTTCCTTTCTTCTAAATAGGTATCCAGAGTGGCTATTTCAATTAGATACATCTATAGAGAGGTTAAAACAGCAGTTTCAAGTTAACTCTTTAAAGGGGTTTGGGTTTGAAGAGAGTGATATCTCCCTACTATCACCTGGAGTTATTCTAGATTATATTTCGGAAAAATCTAAATCTTATCTTCCCCACTTAAGGAATTTAGAGTTCTATAGTGATTCAGACTACTTAAACTTAGATGAATCAACCCAGAAAAACCTAGAAATTATTAGAAATTTACAGGATAGTAGTAAAAATTACACCCTATTAGATGTTTTAGATTATACAAAGTCACCTATGGGTGGTAGAAACTTAAGGCGTTGGTTAACCCACCCATTAAAAGATATTACCGAGATAGATAAAAGACATAAAAAGGTTGAGTTTATATATCAATCCCAAACAATGTTATCTACTTTAAGGGATAGACTTAGCAATATTTTAGATATCGAGAGATTAACTTCAAGGGTTGCAATGGATAAGGCTCACGGAAAGGACCTAATAGCCATTAAAAACTCGATAAAAGAGTCTTTAGAGATAGATCTACTTCTTGAAGAGTGGTCTGATTTCTCCCTCTTTAAAAACACTGAAGATAGGTGTTCTCTAGAAGGCTTATATACAGTTTTAGAGAACTCCATTGATGATGAGCCATCCATACTAATTACCGAAGGCAAATTAATAAAAAATGGTTACAACAGTGAAGTTGATAGATACCGAAATATGAAGAGTCAAAGTAAGACTATATTAGATGAGTATTTAGAAGAAGAGAAGAGAAAAACAGGTATAAATAACTTAAAAATCAAGTATAACAAGATTTTAGGATACTTTTTTGAGGTTTCAAAATCTAATATATCCCAAGTTCCAGAATCATTTATTAGGCGACAATCATTAGTAAATGGTGATAGATTTACAACTGAAAAATTAAATGACTTAGAAGTTGAAATTAATAACTCTCACTCAAAAGTTGTTGAGTTAGAAAAAGCTCTCTTTTTAAAGATTAGAGACTTGGTTAAGGATAAGATTACAAATCTTATGGCACTTTCTGTTAATATTGGAGAGTTAGATACACTTCAATCCTTCTCTTACTCTGCAACGGTACATGGATATATAAAGCCAGAACTTAATAAGAGTGGTTCCCTTGAAATAGTTAATGGGAGACATCCTGTAGTAGAGGCTCATCTACCCCAAGGAGAGTTTATATCAAATGATATAAAACTTAACTCTACAGACAGAAACTTTGCTCTTATTACCGGTCCTAATATGGCTGGTAAATCTACCTACTTAAGACAGGTAGCCCTTATAGTTTTAATGGCCCAAACAGGCTCCTATGTTCCTGCAGATAGTGCAAAAATCAGTATTGTGGATAGAATATTTTGCCGAGTAGGAGCAAGTGACAACTTAGCAAGGGGTGAGTCTACTTTTTTAGTTGAGATGAATGAGACTGCAAATATATTAAGAACAGCAACAGAAGAGTCCTTAGTTATTATGGACGAAGTCGGTAGGGGTACTAGCACTAATGATGGGTTATCAATAGCTTGGGCTATTTGTGAGTATATATTAAGCAATATTAAAGCAAAAACCCTGTTTGCTACCCATTATCATGAACTAACAGAGTTAAAAGAAGATAATATGTTCAACCTATCTATGGCAGTAAAAGAGACTGGGAAGGATATACTTTTTCTGCGAAAAGTTATTGAAGGGGCTTCTAATAACTCCTACGGTATACATGTTGCAAAGTTAGCTGGTGTTCCAAATGAAGTTATAGAAAGGGCCAATGAGTTATTAGAGCATATTATAACTAGTAGCTCTAAAAAAGAGCTGTCAGAAATTCCAAAATCAAGTAATAAAAAGAAATTGTATGCCACAGAGCTTTTTTCTTCTGAGGAGTATATATTAAATGCTATTAAAGGGATTGATTTTAACTCAATTACACCATTAGAAGCAATTAATTATGTTGCAAAATGGCAAAAAGAGCTTTTATCTGAATAG
- a CDS encoding YhbY family RNA-binding protein, whose protein sequence is MSNLTSSQRSYLTKCSHRIKPVVYIGKEGLTESVGKATNEAFKFNEIVKVKFASNRELKRDISLELESFTDSSLVRIIGHIAIYYKPFENKADRVLHLPK, encoded by the coding sequence ATGTCAAATTTAACAAGCTCTCAAAGAAGTTACCTAACAAAGTGTTCACATAGGATAAAGCCTGTTGTATATATTGGAAAAGAAGGCTTAACAGAGAGTGTTGGTAAAGCAACAAATGAAGCATTTAAGTTTAACGAAATAGTTAAGGTTAAATTTGCTAGTAATAGAGAGTTAAAGAGGGATATATCCCTAGAGTTAGAATCATTTACAGACTCTTCTTTAGTTAGAATTATTGGTCATATTGCAATTTATTATAAGCCTTTTGAGAATAAAGCAGATAGAGTTCTTCATCTTCCAAAGTAG